In Acinetobacter sp. C32I, one genomic interval encodes:
- a CDS encoding DMT family transporter translates to MVKLKNENFLYISLFVLLWGSAAIFTKWGLHHGAAIPFLFFRFLIATALILSFCVISKQPFYPQNTSFKYVILTGCFLITGYTLFYFLSLEFGISPGLLSTILALQPILTFFITEKSFSKVKLTGLLLSFFGIICLVYNNMFVNKLSLWATLASIMCLTCITAGVILQRKISEKPWHVLPLQYTISLIFIILITPFQSFNFEMNLGFWIPVLYQGIIVSVIAQLIFYKLLQSGNLVNTTSLFYLVPLVTLILDFMIFNTQLSSFDYIGIAAILSGVYLVYRKATKTNRSQTLDHTKDTL, encoded by the coding sequence ATGGTCAAACTTAAGAATGAGAATTTCCTTTATATCAGCCTATTCGTTTTGCTCTGGGGAAGTGCTGCTATTTTTACCAAATGGGGACTTCATCATGGTGCTGCAATTCCTTTTCTGTTTTTTCGTTTTTTGATTGCTACCGCATTAATTTTATCCTTCTGTGTGATTTCAAAACAGCCTTTTTACCCACAAAACACCTCTTTTAAATATGTCATATTGACAGGTTGCTTTTTAATTACGGGTTATACCTTATTTTATTTTTTATCCCTTGAATTTGGAATTTCCCCAGGGCTCCTTTCCACCATTCTTGCATTACAGCCCATTTTGACTTTTTTTATTACTGAAAAGAGTTTTTCCAAAGTGAAGCTTACTGGACTACTGCTTAGTTTTTTTGGAATTATTTGTTTGGTTTATAACAATATGTTTGTCAATAAATTATCTTTATGGGCAACGCTTGCTTCAATTATGTGCCTGACATGTATTACGGCAGGTGTGATTCTACAAAGAAAAATTTCTGAAAAACCATGGCACGTTTTACCACTACAATATACAATTTCTTTGATTTTCATAATCCTAATCACCCCTTTTCAATCATTTAATTTTGAGATGAATTTAGGTTTTTGGATTCCAGTTTTATATCAAGGCATCATTGTTTCTGTGATTGCCCAACTTATTTTCTATAAATTATTACAATCAGGAAATCTGGTGAATACAACCAGCTTATTCTATCTTGTACCCCTTGTGACTTTAATACTCGACTTTATGATTTTTAATACCCAACTTTCTAGTTTCGACTATATTGGAATTGCAGCGATCTTGAGTGGCGTTTATTTAGTGTATAGGAAAGCCACCAAAACAAATCGTTCTCAGACCTTGGACCATACGAAAGATACCTTATAG
- a CDS encoding DUF2239 family protein, with protein MNLQTTYTAFTGSNLIASGTPTDLALKIKLIPATVENILFFNDQTGQQIDLDLSGSEQELQQRYAEPEAIKKVGRPKLGVISREITLQKKHWDWLDQQSASASAVIRKLIDKELNDPNSESNIMLAKQATDRFMSTMLGNMPNYEEATRALYQGDREIFLKMIQDYPKDIKSYLVFKTRHIF; from the coding sequence ATGAATCTTCAAACAACCTATACGGCATTCACTGGCAGTAACTTGATTGCAAGTGGTACCCCCACTGATCTTGCACTGAAAATTAAGCTCATTCCCGCGACAGTGGAAAATATCTTATTTTTTAATGATCAAACTGGCCAACAAATAGATCTTGATCTCTCTGGTTCTGAGCAAGAGCTACAGCAACGCTACGCTGAGCCAGAGGCAATTAAAAAAGTTGGGCGACCGAAACTCGGTGTCATTTCTCGTGAAATTACCTTACAGAAGAAACATTGGGACTGGTTAGATCAACAAAGTGCCAGTGCATCGGCTGTGATTCGTAAATTAATTGATAAAGAGCTGAATGATCCAAATTCTGAAAGTAATATTATGCTCGCCAAGCAAGCCACTGATCGTTTTATGTCAACCATGTTGGGTAATATGCCAAATTACGAAGAAGCAACACGTGCTTTATATCAGGGGGATCGCGAGATCTTCTTAAAGATGATTCAAGATTATCCTAAAGATATAAAAAGCTATTTAGTTTTCAAAACACGTCATATTTTCTAA
- a CDS encoding ribosomal protein L7/L12 — protein MTLAPKIPPEALNVLRAGQLIDAIKITREKTGLGLKESKDLIDQYLQDHPQEQAQIQEQLAQRSRGGIKIFSLMLLIFAAVIWFMMK, from the coding sequence ATGACTTTAGCACCAAAGATTCCGCCAGAAGCACTCAATGTGCTCAGAGCAGGGCAATTAATTGATGCAATTAAGATCACACGGGAAAAAACAGGTTTAGGCCTCAAGGAATCTAAAGATTTAATTGATCAGTATCTGCAAGATCATCCGCAGGAACAGGCACAGATCCAAGAACAATTGGCACAGCGTAGTCGCGGTGGCATTAAAATCTTTAGTTTGATGCTCTTGATCTTTGCTGCTGTGATCTGGTTCATGATGAAATAA
- a CDS encoding LysR family transcriptional regulator, which yields MNLERVDLNLLIYLDVLLREKNVTRAAEQLGVTQPAMSNILRRLRNLFNDPLLIRSSEGMTPTERALELQPRIRDALSDLSMILEPRTEFRPYTSNRVFRIMTSDYAEATLVPRLVKALRSEAPNVVLDFLTPSDVSYRDMEQGKVDLAINRFNEIPQSFHQVLVWRDSFSCILNDKHPAVTHLNLKSYLDAQHIWVSKTGMGVGFGVNPEKQAGLGWIDQALERIGQRRKISVFTRHYQMPALLAQNVDLIATLPTRMARLQTQNPRLVIKDPPFYIPEFELKMAWCPLLHHHPAHRWLRQLILFVARQMIEEENREYLLNNGNSQLPHSFF from the coding sequence ATGAATCTGGAGCGAGTCGATCTCAATTTATTAATTTATCTTGACGTACTTCTTCGTGAAAAAAATGTCACCCGTGCAGCGGAGCAACTGGGTGTTACCCAACCTGCAATGAGTAATATTTTACGTCGACTACGTAATTTGTTTAATGACCCCCTACTCATTCGCTCTTCTGAAGGCATGACGCCAACTGAACGTGCATTAGAATTACAGCCTCGTATTCGAGATGCATTGTCAGACCTTTCAATGATTCTTGAACCACGTACCGAATTCCGTCCTTATACCAGTAATCGCGTATTCCGGATTATGACCTCCGATTATGCCGAAGCAACACTAGTTCCACGTTTAGTGAAGGCATTACGTTCAGAAGCACCCAATGTGGTCTTGGATTTCTTGACACCAAGCGATGTGTCTTATCGCGACATGGAACAAGGCAAAGTTGATTTAGCCATTAACCGCTTCAATGAAATTCCACAAAGCTTCCACCAAGTTCTGGTATGGCGTGATAGTTTTAGCTGTATTCTGAATGACAAACATCCTGCGGTAACCCACCTTAATTTAAAAAGCTATTTGGATGCACAACATATTTGGGTATCTAAAACAGGTATGGGTGTCGGCTTTGGTGTCAATCCAGAAAAACAAGCTGGATTAGGTTGGATTGATCAAGCTTTAGAGCGTATCGGTCAACGCCGTAAGATCTCGGTCTTTACTCGCCATTATCAAATGCCGGCATTATTGGCACAGAATGTAGATTTAATTGCAACCTTACCAACTCGTATGGCACGTTTGCAAACTCAGAATCCACGACTGGTTATAAAGGATCCTCCTTTTTATATTCCAGAGTTTGAACTGAAAATGGCTTGGTGTCCGTTATTGCATCATCATCCTGCACATCGTTGGCTCAGACAATTAATTTTGTTTGTTGCTCGCCAAATGATTGAGGAAGAAAATCGTGAGTATTTGTTGAATAATGGCAATTCGCAATTACCACACAGCTTTTTTTAA
- a CDS encoding superoxide dismutase encodes MTTITLPALPYGYDDLAPHITRETLEYHHDKHHNTYVVNLNNLIKGTDLEGKSLEEIIKASAGDASKAGIFNNAAQVWNHTFYWNSMKPNGGGKPTGAIAAKIEEAFGSYEKFAEEFTAAATTQFGSGWAWLVADEVNGKLSITKTANADTPLAHGQVAVLTIDVWEHAYYIDFRNLRPKYIATFLESLVNWDYANAKLAGQAAGVEK; translated from the coding sequence ATGACAACCATTACTTTACCTGCACTTCCATATGGCTATGATGATTTAGCGCCACACATCACTCGCGAAACTTTAGAATACCATCACGACAAACACCACAATACTTATGTTGTTAACTTAAACAACTTAATCAAAGGTACTGACCTTGAAGGTAAATCTTTAGAAGAAATCATCAAAGCGTCTGCTGGTGATGCATCTAAAGCAGGTATCTTTAACAATGCTGCACAAGTATGGAACCACACGTTCTACTGGAACAGCATGAAGCCAAATGGTGGTGGTAAACCGACTGGTGCGATTGCAGCGAAAATTGAAGAAGCTTTTGGTAGCTACGAAAAGTTTGCAGAGGAATTTACTGCTGCTGCAACAACTCAATTCGGTTCAGGTTGGGCTTGGTTAGTTGCTGATGAAGTAAACGGAAAATTATCGATTACTAAAACTGCCAATGCAGATACGCCACTTGCACATGGCCAAGTTGCAGTATTAACTATCGACGTATGGGAACACGCTTACTACATCGACTTCCGTAACTTACGTCCTAAATACATCGCGACTTTCTTAGAAAGCCTAGTAAACTGGGACTATGCAAATGCAAAACTTGCAGGTCAAGCAGCGGGTGTTGAGAAATAA
- a CDS encoding hemolysin family protein produces the protein MDIFQSMMILVILVACSFFLSLSEIAIAGSRKIKLKLLAESGEERANKVIELQENSADFFASTQVGVNAVAILGGIVGESSLRPYFHNLATELYPGPWADTIGFSLSFLTVTSLFILFADLMPKRLAMIFPEKLAIKVINPITIFIKICRPLAWFINIIANSIFRIFKIDTKRDDSMTFDDISAIVNAGAQAGVLQKQEHHFIENVFELEERTVPSSMTARENIVYFTLNEAEHSIRQKLADHPYSKFLICNEHIDQVIGYVDAKDILVRILNNQSFTQLNESIIRNVLIIPDTLTLSELLDRFRSTKEKFAVVINEYALVVGVITLSDIMITVMGDWVTPMDEEKQIIKRDNNSWLIDGSTPIEDVKHALVIDEFPENENYETIAGFIMYRLRKIPRPADAVEYAGFKFEVVDIDHYKIDQLLVTQIIPTLENDTSTTQED, from the coding sequence ATGGATATTTTCCAAAGCATGATGATTCTAGTTATTCTAGTCGCATGTTCATTCTTTTTATCCTTATCTGAAATCGCGATTGCTGGATCACGAAAAATCAAACTCAAACTCCTTGCTGAAAGTGGTGAGGAACGTGCTAATAAAGTCATCGAGTTACAAGAGAACTCAGCAGACTTTTTTGCATCAACCCAAGTCGGTGTGAATGCCGTCGCAATCTTAGGGGGTATTGTTGGTGAATCCTCATTACGTCCTTACTTCCACAATTTGGCGACTGAGCTTTATCCAGGACCTTGGGCAGATACCATCGGATTCAGTTTATCCTTTTTAACCGTCACCTCCCTGTTTATCTTATTTGCAGACTTGATGCCAAAACGTCTGGCGATGATCTTTCCAGAAAAACTAGCCATCAAAGTCATCAACCCAATTACCATCTTTATCAAAATCTGCAGACCATTGGCTTGGTTTATTAATATCATTGCCAATTCAATTTTTAGAATCTTTAAAATTGACACCAAACGCGATGACAGCATGACCTTTGATGATATTTCTGCCATCGTCAATGCAGGTGCACAAGCAGGCGTATTACAAAAACAAGAACACCATTTTATTGAGAACGTATTTGAACTTGAAGAACGTACTGTCCCATCCAGTATGACAGCACGGGAAAATATCGTTTATTTTACCCTGAATGAGGCTGAACACAGTATTCGTCAAAAGTTGGCCGATCACCCTTATTCAAAATTCTTAATTTGTAATGAACACATTGACCAAGTCATTGGCTATGTTGATGCCAAAGATATTCTGGTTCGAATTTTAAATAATCAATCTTTTACCCAACTCAATGAATCAATCATCCGTAATGTCCTGATTATTCCTGACACACTAACCTTATCAGAACTACTTGACCGATTCCGCTCAACCAAAGAGAAGTTTGCGGTTGTAATCAACGAGTATGCTCTAGTTGTTGGTGTGATTACGCTGAGTGACATTATGATCACCGTCATGGGCGACTGGGTCACGCCAATGGATGAAGAAAAACAAATTATTAAGCGTGATAACAACTCATGGCTCATTGATGGCAGTACACCAATTGAAGATGTAAAACATGCGCTGGTAATTGACGAATTCCCAGAAAATGAAAATTACGAGACAATTGCTGGCTTTATTATGTATCGTCTGCGCAAGATCCCGCGCCCTGCCGATGCTGTTGAATATGCGGGTTTTAAATTTGAAGTTGTCGATATCGACCACTACAAAATTGACCAGTTACTGGTCACACAAATCATCCCTACTCTAGAAAACGATACTTCTACGACTCAAGAAGATTAA
- a CDS encoding isocitrate lyase, whose amino-acid sequence MTTYQTAIDAIRELKAKFGNTWADISPEDAARMQLQNRFKTGLDIAKYTAAIMRRDMAAYDADSSKYTQSLGCWHGFIAQQKMIANKKYFGTTERRYIYLSGWMVAALRSEFGPLPDQSMHEKTSVPALIEEIYTFLRQADAKELNDLFRALKKANEAGDTAKAAEITAQIDNFETHVVPIIADIDAGFGNEEATYLLAKKMIEAGACALQIENQVSDAKQCGHQAGKVTVPHEDFIAKIHALRYAFLEMGLDDGIIVARTDSEGADLTQKIPVVKEPGDIASQYISYLDTTEIDIADAQEDEILIKRDGKLHRPKRLASGLYQFRADTQIDRVVLDCVSSLQNGADLLWIETATPNVEEIAHMVNRVRETVPNAKLVYNNSPSFNWTLNFRQQAYDRWVAEGKDVSAYDRAKLMSAEYDATELAADADAKIRTFQADAAREAGVFHHLITLPTYHTAALSTHELAQGYFGSEGMLAYVAGVQRKEIRGGIACVKHQAMAGSDIGDDHKEIFSGDNALKAHDDAKNTMNQFAAH is encoded by the coding sequence ATGACTACATATCAAACAGCGATTGATGCAATCCGCGAATTAAAAGCAAAATTTGGCAACACTTGGGCAGATATTAGTCCTGAAGATGCTGCTCGTATGCAATTGCAAAACCGTTTCAAAACTGGTTTAGACATTGCTAAATATACAGCTGCGATTATGCGTCGTGATATGGCTGCTTATGATGCTGATTCTAGCAAATATACTCAATCATTAGGTTGCTGGCACGGTTTCATCGCGCAACAAAAAATGATCGCGAATAAAAAATACTTTGGTACTACTGAACGTCGTTATATCTACCTTTCTGGTTGGATGGTTGCTGCGCTTCGTTCAGAATTTGGTCCACTTCCTGACCAATCTATGCATGAAAAAACTTCTGTTCCTGCATTGATCGAAGAAATCTACACGTTCTTACGTCAAGCTGATGCGAAAGAATTAAACGATTTATTCCGCGCACTTAAAAAAGCAAACGAAGCGGGTGATACGGCTAAAGCTGCTGAAATCACTGCTCAAATCGACAACTTTGAAACTCACGTTGTGCCAATTATTGCGGACATCGATGCTGGTTTCGGTAACGAAGAAGCAACTTACTTACTTGCTAAGAAAATGATCGAAGCGGGTGCTTGTGCCCTTCAAATCGAAAACCAAGTATCTGATGCGAAACAATGTGGTCACCAAGCTGGTAAAGTAACTGTTCCACACGAAGACTTCATCGCTAAAATCCATGCATTACGTTATGCATTCTTAGAAATGGGTCTTGATGACGGTATCATCGTTGCGCGTACTGACTCTGAAGGCGCTGACTTGACTCAAAAAATCCCAGTGGTTAAAGAGCCAGGTGACATCGCTTCTCAATACATCAGCTATTTAGATACAACTGAAATCGACATCGCTGATGCGCAAGAAGACGAAATCCTCATCAAGCGTGATGGTAAATTACACCGTCCTAAGCGTTTAGCTTCTGGCTTGTATCAGTTCCGTGCTGACACTCAAATTGACCGTGTTGTACTTGACTGTGTATCTAGCCTTCAAAATGGTGCTGACCTTCTTTGGATCGAAACTGCGACTCCAAACGTAGAAGAAATCGCTCACATGGTTAACCGTGTACGTGAAACAGTTCCAAATGCGAAGCTTGTTTATAACAACAGCCCATCGTTCAACTGGACTTTAAACTTCCGTCAACAAGCTTACGACCGTTGGGTTGCTGAAGGTAAAGACGTTTCTGCTTACGACCGTGCTAAATTAATGAGCGCTGAGTACGATGCTACTGAATTAGCTGCTGATGCAGACGCTAAGATCCGTACATTCCAAGCAGATGCTGCTCGTGAAGCGGGTGTGTTCCATCACTTGATCACACTTCCAACTTACCACACTGCTGCGCTTTCTACTCATGAGCTTGCACAAGGTTACTTCGGTTCTGAAGGTATGTTGGCTTATGTTGCTGGCGTACAACGTAAAGAAATCCGTGGTGGTATCGCTTGTGTTAAACACCAAGCAATGGCGGGTTCTGACATCGGTGATGATCACAAAGAAATCTTCTCTGGTGACAACGCTCTTAAAGCACACGATGATGCTAAAAACACAATGAACCAATTCGCTGCTCACTAA
- a CDS encoding superoxide dismutase: MAYSLPALPYAYDALEPNIDTKTMEIHHSKHHQTYINNINGAIEGTEWEKLPVEELVARVNDVPAALKNMVINNGGGHANHSLFWTIMSPQGGGQPTGAVAEAIDQQLGGFDAFKDAFTKAAISRFGSGWAWLSVTPEHKLVVESSGNQDSPLMHGNTPILGLDVWEHAYYLKYQNRRPEYIAAFYNVVAWDEVNRRYHDALQAKTQ, encoded by the coding sequence ATGGCTTATTCGTTACCGGCGCTTCCTTATGCTTACGATGCACTTGAACCCAATATTGATACCAAAACAATGGAAATTCACCATAGCAAACATCATCAGACCTACATCAATAATATTAATGGTGCAATTGAAGGTACAGAATGGGAAAAACTCCCCGTAGAAGAATTGGTTGCCAGAGTGAATGACGTCCCTGCTGCTCTTAAAAATATGGTGATTAACAATGGTGGCGGACACGCCAATCATTCACTTTTTTGGACGATCATGAGCCCGCAAGGTGGCGGACAACCAACAGGAGCTGTTGCTGAAGCAATTGATCAACAACTGGGTGGTTTCGATGCTTTTAAAGATGCATTCACCAAAGCAGCGATTAGTCGTTTTGGCAGTGGTTGGGCATGGCTGAGTGTGACACCTGAACACAAATTAGTGGTCGAAAGTAGTGGCAATCAAGACTCACCCTTGATGCATGGCAATACGCCTATTTTAGGTCTGGATGTATGGGAACATGCGTATTATTTAAAATACCAAAACCGCCGCCCTGAATATATTGCTGCATTTTATAATGTGGTGGCTTGGGATGAAGTCAATCGTCGTTATCATGATGCATTACAAGCCAAAACTCAGTAA